One Pseudoalteromonas sp. NC201 DNA segment encodes these proteins:
- a CDS encoding GGDEF domain-containing response regulator, which translates to MFEDVVELNNCTIVVVEDSPLTQKVLCACLEDICKVVAFESAEKALEYVKLALPDLILMDWMLEGITGIEACTELQKDPITARIPVIFVTSNIKENQQEMCWDAGAVDFISKPIVARTLFNRVLTHLKYKKQADQLREYSYVDGLTEAFNRRLFDTDLERHYRGAKRSISPLSVVMLDVDYFKLYNDEYGHLMGDDVLKVFVSTAKNHIRRPMDALYRYGGEEFAILLPNTPYSFALEIAQRVVQTFFETAIEHKLSPLKAVSVSAGVASLSEDNINQTVEELVERADNALYEAKKNGKNRVFGEAS; encoded by the coding sequence ATGTTTGAAGATGTAGTAGAACTAAATAACTGTACCATAGTAGTCGTAGAAGATTCGCCACTCACTCAAAAGGTGCTATGCGCATGTTTAGAAGACATATGCAAAGTCGTCGCTTTTGAAAGTGCTGAGAAGGCCTTGGAATATGTAAAACTTGCATTGCCAGATTTAATCCTAATGGACTGGATGCTAGAAGGGATAACGGGTATAGAGGCTTGTACAGAGCTTCAAAAAGATCCAATAACCGCCCGAATTCCTGTCATATTTGTGACATCCAACATTAAAGAAAATCAGCAAGAAATGTGCTGGGATGCAGGTGCGGTCGATTTCATCAGTAAACCAATAGTAGCACGCACGCTGTTTAATCGCGTACTTACCCACCTAAAGTATAAAAAGCAAGCCGATCAACTTAGAGAGTATTCATACGTTGACGGGCTTACTGAAGCGTTTAATCGCAGATTATTTGATACTGACTTGGAGCGCCACTATCGCGGTGCAAAGCGCTCCATTAGCCCGCTTAGTGTCGTAATGTTGGATGTTGATTATTTTAAGCTCTATAACGACGAATATGGTCATTTGATGGGTGATGATGTCTTGAAGGTTTTTGTAAGCACCGCCAAAAATCATATTCGTCGACCTATGGATGCGCTGTACAGGTACGGCGGTGAAGAGTTTGCCATCTTACTGCCAAACACACCCTATTCTTTCGCCTTAGAGATCGCGCAAAGAGTGGTACAAACCTTCTTCGAAACCGCTATTGAACATAAACTTTCACCACTAAAAGCTGTATCGGTTAGTGCTGGTGTCGCTTCACTTAGTGAGGATAATATCAATCAAACTGTTGAAGAGTTAGTAGAAAGAGCAGATAACG
- a CDS encoding sensor histidine kinase, translated as MTDSTPLEKADRFVGDDSLSDLIFDNIPDYAFIKDDQLRIVKANSAFRSMYPEEAREKIIGYTTLDSYQPEEVEEFIKDDKKALETGYAECLEIINFPDGGVRTLFTRKKRFYDANGATFILGLSSDVTEREHLVAQLKRSNEALDEFAYIASHDLKAPLNAISKLVTWIDEDYGDELPEGAKENFDLIQQRVSRMSKLLHDLLIYSRVNRKHSENETFEFSEFTKEIYDSIDIEAKLKLECTSLIVTLPKTALEVVTRNLISNSLKHHDCENGSLIIHVKESPEEYEIHFIDDGPGIPPEYREKVFEMFQTLKPRDQQEGSGMGLAIIKKVLNFYGGSVDIVDSNVGTEFVIKWPKVDTRVNPN; from the coding sequence ATGACAGACTCAACCCCACTTGAGAAAGCAGACAGATTTGTTGGTGATGATTCTCTTTCCGATTTAATTTTTGACAATATTCCGGACTACGCCTTTATCAAAGATGATCAGCTTAGGATCGTAAAAGCGAACAGTGCTTTTCGCTCCATGTATCCAGAAGAAGCCAGAGAGAAAATTATTGGCTACACCACACTTGACTCTTATCAACCAGAAGAAGTAGAAGAGTTTATCAAAGATGATAAAAAAGCCTTGGAAACAGGGTATGCAGAGTGTTTGGAGATTATCAATTTCCCAGATGGTGGCGTAAGAACATTATTTACTCGCAAAAAGCGATTCTATGATGCCAATGGCGCGACGTTTATTTTAGGACTTTCCAGTGACGTGACCGAAAGGGAGCATCTTGTCGCTCAATTAAAGCGCTCCAATGAAGCCTTAGACGAATTTGCTTATATTGCCTCTCACGATTTAAAAGCGCCACTCAATGCGATTTCCAAGTTGGTAACTTGGATTGATGAAGACTACGGCGATGAGTTACCCGAAGGCGCTAAGGAGAATTTTGATTTAATTCAACAACGTGTATCAAGAATGAGTAAATTGCTCCATGACTTGCTGATTTACTCTCGGGTAAATCGAAAGCATAGCGAAAACGAAACGTTTGAATTCAGCGAGTTTACAAAAGAGATATATGACTCTATTGATATTGAGGCGAAGCTGAAATTGGAATGCACTTCTTTAATTGTCACCTTACCAAAAACTGCACTTGAAGTAGTTACCCGCAATTTAATTAGCAACTCGCTTAAACACCACGACTGTGAAAATGGCTCACTAATAATCCACGTTAAAGAAAGCCCAGAAGAGTATGAAATACATTTTATTGACGATGGACCGGGGATCCCACCTGAGTATAGGGAGAAAGTATTTGAAATGTTCCAAACGCTTAAACCTAGAGATCAACAAGAAGGTAGTGGTATGGGTTTGGCAATCATTAAAAAAGTGCTCAATTTCTATGGCGGCTCGGTCGACATTGTGGATAGCAATGTTGGTACTGAGTTTGTGATCAAGTGGCCAAAAGTAGATACCAGAGTTAACCCAAATTAG
- a CDS encoding response regulator, which translates to MQNNDITVLVVEDDDIDYMTVKRSFAKRKIMNPMVRAIDGVEALEFLQTKKIEYPFIVLLDLKMPRMGGLEFLGKLRDDPELKDTVVFVLTTSKDEDDIHHSYEKNVAGYFLKEEASNSMMSLVDMLDGYWRIVQFPTK; encoded by the coding sequence ATGCAAAATAATGATATTACAGTGCTGGTCGTCGAGGATGATGACATTGACTATATGACCGTAAAACGCAGTTTTGCAAAGCGTAAGATAATGAACCCTATGGTTCGGGCAATTGATGGCGTTGAAGCGTTAGAATTCTTACAGACTAAAAAAATAGAGTATCCATTTATTGTTCTATTAGATTTAAAAATGCCTCGCATGGGTGGGCTTGAGTTTTTAGGTAAGTTGAGGGATGACCCAGAGTTAAAAGATACGGTTGTGTTCGTACTCACCACTTCGAAAGATGAAGATGATATTCATCATAGTTATGAAAAAAACGTAGCAGGATATTTTTTAAAAGAAGAAGCAAGTAACTCAATGATGAGCCTTGTTGATATGTTGGATGGATATTGGCGAATTGTACAGTTTCCAACTAAGTAA
- a CDS encoding two-component system response regulator, with amino-acid sequence MNILLVDDDVVDRKMIRRSLVKGGIEHHLTEVSTVEEGIFALEELCFDLLLLDYNMPSKNGVDLLIELKRINHIKDLTIVMISNSHSEELVLKCLDLGVQDFLLKEEVTASLLSRSIIQARKRFELESQLHKSYLQVKQMAERDSLTGLYNRYYFEETCQRLMQADKKRYKCAGILVVDIVDFKKINDRFGHEIADQLLLELGASFKRHTKQEDIVSRFGGDEFACLMVSCDNPLQIKIEAEKLIRLLSRSYSIYELDIYCQVRMGISLYPLNGNNADDLIRFADIALFRAKSSQSAMACIFEDNMQTEFQMKYNVEQDLRGAIERQELELAFQPIVDIQQAKVASLEALIRWPTAKYTSSPQEFITIAEESKLIEPLGKWIIEHAITTLKQIQTKCGYPIRLAINLSPLQLGDISLPAFINDCLKRVDIDGTLFTFELTETALLDESERVTSSLSRIKELGCKIALDDFGTGYSSISHLLNYPIDIVKVDKSLTDRIDVDDRGKRIFKGLIDMLKSLQLSIVVEGVENYQQYYVCKEARVDKIQGYYFSSPVSEKSVVKTIKAVNRELAREFKAT; translated from the coding sequence ATGAACATATTGCTCGTTGATGATGATGTGGTTGACCGAAAGATGATCCGCCGTTCCTTAGTGAAAGGCGGGATTGAACATCATTTGACAGAAGTTAGTACAGTAGAAGAAGGAATATTTGCGCTAGAAGAGCTTTGCTTCGACCTATTATTACTGGATTACAATATGCCGTCCAAAAATGGTGTGGACTTACTCATCGAACTTAAGCGTATTAACCATATTAAAGATTTAACCATAGTCATGATCAGCAATTCGCATTCTGAAGAGTTGGTTTTGAAATGTCTAGATTTGGGCGTACAGGACTTTCTACTCAAAGAAGAAGTCACCGCATCGCTCTTGAGCCGGTCTATTATCCAAGCAAGGAAACGCTTTGAGCTAGAAAGTCAACTGCATAAAAGCTACCTGCAAGTAAAGCAGATGGCTGAACGCGACTCATTGACGGGGTTGTATAATCGTTACTATTTTGAAGAAACCTGCCAGCGGCTGATGCAAGCCGATAAAAAGCGCTATAAGTGTGCAGGGATCCTTGTCGTTGATATCGTCGATTTTAAAAAGATAAACGACCGCTTTGGCCATGAAATCGCTGATCAACTTTTACTTGAACTAGGAGCAAGCTTTAAGAGGCATACCAAGCAAGAAGATATTGTCAGTCGTTTTGGTGGAGACGAGTTTGCTTGTTTGATGGTGTCTTGTGACAACCCGCTTCAAATTAAAATAGAAGCTGAAAAGCTTATCCGGTTACTAAGCCGAAGCTATTCAATCTATGAGTTGGACATCTACTGCCAAGTAAGAATGGGAATTTCTCTTTACCCACTTAATGGTAATAATGCTGATGACTTAATACGTTTTGCTGATATTGCACTATTTAGGGCTAAATCTTCCCAAAGTGCGATGGCGTGCATTTTCGAAGATAATATGCAGACTGAGTTCCAAATGAAGTATAACGTGGAGCAAGACTTAAGAGGAGCGATAGAGAGGCAAGAGTTAGAGTTGGCATTTCAGCCGATTGTCGATATTCAGCAGGCCAAAGTCGCGTCTCTCGAAGCGTTGATCCGATGGCCTACTGCAAAATACACAAGTAGTCCTCAAGAGTTTATTACAATAGCTGAAGAGTCAAAGCTCATAGAACCGTTGGGAAAGTGGATTATTGAGCACGCGATCACCACATTGAAGCAGATACAAACAAAGTGCGGATATCCTATTCGTTTAGCAATAAACCTGTCGCCATTACAGCTCGGAGACATTTCTCTACCAGCATTTATCAATGATTGTCTAAAACGAGTCGATATTGATGGTACTTTATTTACCTTTGAGCTAACAGAAACTGCGCTTTTGGATGAAAGTGAACGGGTAACATCAAGCCTAAGCCGCATCAAAGAACTAGGCTGCAAGATTGCGCTAGATGATTTTGGAACGGGCTATTCTTCAATATCACATTTGCTCAATTATCCAATTGATATTGTCAAAGTGGATAAATCGCTTACCGACAGAATTGATGTAGACGATAGAGGGAAAAGGATATTTAAGGGTTTGATTGATATGCTTAAGAGCCTACAATTGAGCATTGTTGTTGAAGGTGTTGAGAACTATCAGCAGTATTATGTGTGCAAAGAAGCACGAGTAGATAAAATTCAGGGGTATTACTTTTCGAGCCCTGTTTCCGAAAAGTCCGTAGTGAAAACGATAAAAGCGGTAAATAGAGAGCTCGCCAGAGAATTTAAAGCAACGTAG
- a CDS encoding dihydrolipoyl dehydrogenase yields the protein MKKINTDVVVIGAGTAGLSAYRNAKKYTSEVLMIESGVYGTTCARVGCMPSKLLIAAAEAAHQIEVAPKFGINVKPAEIDGKAVMARVKHERDRFVGFVVEAVDELPEQDKLRGSAKFINSHTVQLDDHTQITAKRFVIATGSRPSYPGVFNNFGDRLVINDNVFDWDNLPDSVAVFGPGVIGLELGQALHRLGVKVKVFGVGGGLGPLTDPIVKDYATTVFSDEFYLDTDAKVSDMKQVGDKAELTYIDKQGKPQTEQFDYVLAATGRVPNVDNLGLENTTLELDDRGVPLADPHTMQCIDGSGNAPIFIAGDASNQIPLLHEAADQGTIAGENAGRFPDVRVGLRRAKLAAVFSDPQIAMVGASYKELEKQYGNCGCFAIGEVSFENQGRSRVMLKNKGHMRVYAEQGTGLFLGAEFVGPAAEHMAHLLAWALQNKMTVPQMLEMPFYHPVIEEGLRTALRNLNANLKFGPDIIKHCLECGPGA from the coding sequence ATGAAAAAGATAAACACCGACGTAGTCGTGATTGGTGCGGGAACAGCAGGTCTCAGCGCCTATAGAAATGCCAAAAAATATACCTCAGAAGTACTGATGATTGAGTCTGGCGTATACGGCACAACGTGCGCTCGGGTTGGCTGCATGCCGAGCAAGTTACTGATTGCCGCAGCTGAAGCTGCACATCAAATTGAAGTCGCACCTAAATTTGGTATTAATGTAAAACCCGCTGAAATTGACGGTAAAGCGGTTATGGCGAGAGTAAAGCATGAGCGAGATCGCTTCGTTGGCTTTGTCGTCGAAGCTGTCGACGAACTACCTGAGCAAGATAAACTACGCGGCAGTGCAAAATTTATCAACAGCCATACGGTACAGTTGGACGACCACACTCAGATCACAGCCAAACGTTTTGTTATCGCTACAGGTTCAAGACCTAGCTACCCCGGTGTGTTTAATAATTTTGGCGACCGCTTAGTCATTAACGATAACGTTTTTGACTGGGACAATTTACCCGACTCAGTGGCCGTATTTGGCCCCGGCGTGATTGGCTTAGAACTAGGTCAAGCGCTACACCGACTTGGCGTAAAGGTCAAAGTATTTGGTGTCGGCGGTGGCCTTGGACCACTAACCGATCCAATCGTCAAAGACTATGCTACCACTGTGTTCAGTGATGAGTTTTACCTCGACACAGATGCCAAAGTATCAGATATGAAACAGGTCGGTGACAAAGCCGAGCTTACCTACATTGACAAACAAGGGAAACCGCAAACCGAGCAGTTTGACTATGTGTTGGCAGCCACAGGTCGTGTGCCCAATGTTGATAACTTAGGGCTAGAAAATACCACGCTAGAGCTTGATGACCGAGGCGTACCGCTAGCCGACCCACATACCATGCAATGTATTGATGGCTCAGGTAACGCCCCCATTTTTATTGCAGGTGATGCCAGCAACCAGATCCCGCTTCTACATGAAGCCGCAGATCAAGGCACGATTGCAGGTGAAAATGCCGGTCGCTTCCCCGATGTGAGAGTGGGACTGCGCCGTGCAAAGCTTGCGGCGGTATTTAGCGACCCACAAATTGCCATGGTTGGAGCAAGTTATAAAGAGTTGGAAAAGCAATATGGCAATTGTGGCTGCTTTGCCATCGGAGAGGTAAGCTTTGAAAACCAAGGCCGCAGCCGCGTGATGTTAAAAAACAAAGGCCATATGCGAGTCTACGCTGAGCAAGGCACCGGATTATTCTTAGGTGCCGAATTTGTCGGCCCTGCTGCTGAGCATATGGCGCATTTACTTGCTTGGGCGCTACAAAACAAGATGACCGTGCCACAAATGCTCGAAATGCCTTTCTACCACCCAGTGATAGAAGAAGGCCTAAGAACGGCACTGCGAAATCTAAATGCAAACTTGAAGTTTGGCCCGGATATTATCAAGCACTGCTTGGAATGTGGTCCAGGCGCTTAA
- a CDS encoding glutathione peroxidase has protein sequence MLKNIEGQRVPQVTFPIRENEEWKHVTTDEIFKGKTVVVFSLPGAFTPTCSSTHLPRYNELASVFKQNGVDEIVCLSVNDTFVMNAWAQYQEAQNITLLPDGNGEFTDGMGMLVDKNDLGFGKRSWRYSMLVKDGVIDKMFIEPEKPGDPFEVSDADTMLEYINPRQIKPEPVTVISKIGCPFCEKAKALLKEKGLAYEELVLGQQASLTSLKALSGRETVPQVFIGGKHIGGSDDLAEYFA, from the coding sequence ATGTTAAAGAATATTGAAGGTCAACGCGTACCACAGGTTACATTCCCAATTAGAGAAAATGAAGAGTGGAAGCACGTCACCACCGATGAAATTTTTAAAGGTAAAACTGTGGTTGTATTTTCTTTGCCTGGTGCCTTTACACCAACTTGTTCGTCAACGCACTTACCGCGCTATAACGAGCTTGCTAGCGTATTTAAACAAAATGGTGTCGACGAAATCGTGTGTTTATCCGTTAATGATACGTTTGTAATGAACGCATGGGCACAGTACCAAGAAGCGCAGAATATTACACTACTACCTGACGGTAACGGCGAATTCACTGACGGCATGGGCATGTTAGTTGATAAAAACGATTTAGGTTTTGGCAAACGCAGCTGGCGTTATTCAATGCTGGTAAAAGATGGTGTGATTGACAAAATGTTTATCGAACCAGAAAAGCCTGGCGACCCGTTTGAGGTATCAGACGCAGATACTATGCTGGAGTACATTAACCCGCGCCAAATCAAACCAGAGCCGGTTACCGTTATTAGCAAGATTGGCTGTCCATTCTGTGAAAAAGCCAAAGCTTTGCTAAAAGAAAAAGGACTGGCATATGAAGAGCTGGTACTTGGTCAACAAGCATCGCTAACCAGTCTTAAAGCGCTGTCTGGTCGCGAAACCGTGCCGCAGGTATTTATCGGTGGTAAACACATCGGTGGTTCAGATGATTTAGCTGAATATTTCGCTTAA
- a CDS encoding DinB family protein has product MKANFELMADYNRWMNERLYEAVSGLSVTELHQDRGAFFGSIMGSLNHILVADIIWLKRYTEHSHHAEALNAVATMPLPTKLDAMLYEDFAALRQARAEMDKVIIEFANEVTEEALAADLHYKNTQGKTFSRKFGFLVHHLFNHQTHHRGQITTLLSQIGIDMGETDLLARIPTSFG; this is encoded by the coding sequence ATGAAAGCAAACTTTGAATTAATGGCGGATTACAATCGCTGGATGAACGAAAGATTATATGAAGCTGTTTCGGGATTGAGCGTCACGGAATTACACCAAGATCGAGGGGCTTTTTTTGGATCCATTATGGGATCGTTAAACCATATTCTTGTTGCCGATATTATTTGGCTTAAGCGCTATACAGAGCATAGCCATCATGCTGAAGCACTGAATGCTGTAGCAACAATGCCTCTGCCGACAAAGCTTGATGCGATGCTGTATGAAGATTTTGCAGCGTTGAGACAGGCAAGGGCGGAAATGGATAAGGTGATTATTGAGTTTGCGAATGAAGTCACTGAGGAGGCGCTTGCAGCCGATTTACACTACAAAAACACACAAGGTAAAACCTTTTCTCGCAAGTTTGGTTTTCTAGTGCATCATTTATTCAATCATCAGACGCACCATAGAGGGCAAATAACGACATTACTCAGCCAGATTGGTATTGATATGGGAGAAACCGATCTATTAGCTCGGATCCCCACATCATTTGGTTAG
- a CDS encoding SMI1/KNR4 family protein, producing MNFENSYPKTSLLEIQELCHELELQFPKEYVDFLLKFNGGQPTKNQFTKQNSDGELLFDFDINVLFGIGKNDTSFDLLTMFSIYCDRIPEELLPIGNDGVGNVICIGVDGAQKGGVFIWWKDKQVDEGADPDYENVDILAPSFTDFLAGFNVS from the coding sequence ATGAACTTTGAAAACAGTTATCCAAAAACAAGCTTACTTGAGATTCAAGAGCTCTGTCATGAGCTTGAACTTCAGTTCCCCAAAGAATATGTTGATTTTCTTCTAAAGTTTAATGGTGGTCAGCCTACTAAAAATCAGTTTACTAAACAAAATTCTGACGGTGAATTACTTTTTGACTTTGACATTAATGTTTTATTTGGAATTGGTAAAAATGATACTAGCTTTGATTTGTTAACTATGTTCTCTATTTATTGCGATAGGATTCCTGAAGAGCTACTGCCTATTGGTAATGATGGTGTTGGTAATGTTATTTGCATTGGTGTAGATGGCGCGCAGAAAGGAGGAGTATTCATATGGTGGAAAGATAAGCAAGTTGATGAAGGTGCCGATCCCGATTATGAAAATGTAGATATACTTGCTCCATCATTTACTGACTTCTTAGCAGGCTTTAACGTTTCCTAA